From Novosphingobium resinovorum, the proteins below share one genomic window:
- a CDS encoding tyrosine recombinase — protein sequence MTVAAAGNDLAERFLAMLAAERGAAANTLAAYRRDLEAAREVLGDVANATPEALEGLGGAWSGLAASSLARRCSALRQFYGFLIDEGLRKDDPSGALPKGRVRRPLPRLLSHEEVERFLAQADEEATSERSDAVRLLALLELLYGSGLRATELVSLPVTAVPRDAPFLHITGKGGQQRMVPVSTRSRAVLSRWLALRKGTSRFLFPSSGASGHLTRVRLFQLLRALAGRAGLDPERVSPHVLRHAFATHLLEGGADLRVLQMLLGHADIATTQIYTHVDSARLVELVNSRHPLAKGQM from the coding sequence GTGACTGTGGCCGCGGCCGGGAACGATCTCGCCGAGCGGTTCCTGGCGATGCTGGCGGCGGAACGCGGCGCGGCGGCCAATACGCTCGCCGCCTATCGCCGCGACCTCGAAGCCGCGCGCGAGGTGCTGGGCGATGTCGCCAATGCCACGCCCGAGGCATTGGAGGGGCTCGGAGGCGCGTGGAGCGGACTGGCGGCGTCCAGCCTCGCCCGGCGGTGTTCGGCGCTGCGGCAGTTCTATGGTTTCCTGATCGATGAAGGGCTGCGCAAGGACGATCCTTCCGGTGCGCTGCCCAAGGGGCGCGTGCGCCGCCCGCTGCCGCGCCTGCTCAGTCACGAAGAAGTCGAGCGGTTTCTCGCGCAGGCGGACGAGGAGGCGACTTCCGAGCGGTCCGACGCGGTGCGGCTGCTGGCGCTGCTCGAACTGCTCTACGGGTCCGGCCTGCGCGCGACCGAACTGGTTTCGCTCCCCGTCACCGCAGTGCCGCGGGATGCGCCGTTTCTCCACATAACCGGCAAGGGCGGGCAGCAGCGCATGGTGCCGGTCAGCACCCGCTCTCGCGCGGTGCTGTCGCGCTGGCTGGCGTTGCGGAAGGGGACCTCGCGGTTCCTGTTCCCGTCGAGCGGGGCAAGCGGTCACCTGACGCGCGTGCGGCTGTTCCAGTTGCTGCGGGCACTGGCGGGCAGGGCGGGGCTCGATCCGGAGCGCGTCTCGCCGCACGTGCTGCGCCATGCCTTCGCAACTCACCTGCTGGAAGGCGGCGCGGATTTGCGCGTGCTGCAGATGCTGCTCGGCCATGCCGACATCGCGACGACGCAGATCTATACGCATGTGGACAGCGCGCGGCTGGTGGAACTGGTGAACTCGCGCCATCCGCTCGCGAAGGGGCAGATGTAG